The following coding sequences are from one Rhodopirellula islandica window:
- a CDS encoding redoxin domain-containing protein, translated as MAFVAIPSVTHSQDKPSFELSEDVREALTPLFSRILKADVSRATVDLSVETVMGGEVVETAESVYEIASKYPDQYTIYYKSADDRKRLYSDGEKGVVALTPEAFFRLSEVASSQELATRSELNLGPYPEAVLALTLAGVDPAVTFLGGMKSVEVAGKMKYRGSIDSIHLRGQQKDGVTWDLWISDDSKPRPLRLLVDLTPMLIATGQVAVPQGYAYSLRYDFKSWRVIGEVDEKLFQYTPPPGAVEYESLEDFQQQSSEELAEHPLLGESIPDFELTLLDGSIIRKDDLKGKVFVLDFWATWCGPCLQAMPVLAETTKAFADKGVQFYAVNVGESSALVKGFVSEQDWDVAVASDPKGDLIELFSAKSIPLTLLIAPSGVVEAVHQGYPGAEALKQQFTDELEVLVQGGRIASSVPTDAKPEK; from the coding sequence GTGGCATTCGTCGCAATCCCATCGGTCACTCACTCGCAGGACAAGCCTTCGTTTGAACTCAGCGAAGACGTTCGGGAGGCTTTGACGCCTCTGTTTTCGAGGATCTTGAAAGCGGATGTCTCTCGCGCGACGGTGGACCTGTCGGTGGAAACTGTGATGGGAGGGGAGGTCGTTGAAACGGCGGAGTCGGTCTACGAAATCGCGTCGAAGTACCCCGATCAATACACGATTTATTACAAGTCCGCTGACGATCGAAAACGGTTGTATTCAGATGGTGAAAAAGGCGTGGTGGCGTTGACACCCGAAGCCTTCTTCCGCTTGTCAGAGGTGGCGTCGTCCCAAGAACTCGCGACTCGTTCCGAGCTGAACCTGGGGCCTTACCCCGAGGCGGTCTTGGCCCTGACTTTGGCAGGCGTTGATCCGGCGGTCACATTTCTCGGTGGGATGAAGTCGGTCGAAGTCGCGGGGAAAATGAAGTACCGAGGCAGCATCGACTCCATCCATCTTCGTGGGCAGCAAAAGGATGGCGTCACTTGGGATCTTTGGATCAGTGACGACAGCAAACCGCGGCCGTTGCGTCTGCTCGTTGATCTGACGCCGATGTTGATCGCAACCGGACAAGTTGCGGTGCCTCAAGGGTACGCGTATTCGTTGCGATACGACTTCAAATCTTGGCGGGTGATCGGTGAGGTCGATGAAAAACTCTTCCAATACACTCCGCCGCCGGGGGCCGTGGAGTATGAGTCCCTGGAAGATTTTCAGCAGCAGTCCTCCGAAGAACTTGCCGAGCATCCCCTCCTGGGCGAATCCATTCCCGACTTTGAGTTGACGCTTCTGGATGGTTCCATCATTCGAAAAGACGACCTGAAGGGAAAGGTCTTCGTGCTGGATTTCTGGGCGACTTGGTGCGGTCCTTGCTTGCAAGCGATGCCAGTGCTCGCTGAGACGACCAAGGCATTCGCTGACAAGGGCGTTCAGTTTTATGCCGTGAACGTTGGCGAGAGTTCGGCTTTGGTCAAAGGGTTCGTCAGCGAGCAAGATTGGGATGTGGCGGTCGCCTCGGATCCCAAGGGGGATCTGATTGAATTGTTCTCCGCCAAGTCCATTCCTTTGACGCTTTTGATTGCACCTTCAGGAGTGGTCGAAGCGGTCCACCAAGGTTATCCAGGTGCAGAAGCTTTGAAGCAGCAGTTCACCGATGAACTGGAGGTCTTGGTTCAGGGAGGGCGAATTGCTTCTTCTGTTCCGACGGATGCCAAGCCGGAAAAATAG